ATGTCACCTTCTGACTTATCGTCCTGATGCTTTGAAAACGCAAGCTTCAGCGCATACGGCAGTTTGGTAATTTGAATGAATCCTAAGCGAATCGTCAAGTAAATCCCCGTACCGACCAACAGAATGAGTAACGGTGGTCCCCATACGATATCGGACACCGCACTAATCCACTCACTAAATGAATTTCCCATTCTTCTTACCTCCCTTTATGAGATATGTAGTTCCTTACCATTTTTTCAGAATTTACTGATAATTGTCAAACTATTTTTTCATGAAACTATTTTACGTTTTAATTTTTTTGATAATAAGTAAATTTTTTACTTGCGAAGTTATAATCAAGAAAATAAATAGTTCATCTTGCAAAAAAGGAGCGAATCATATGAAGATTAAAACGAAGCTTATCTTATTGTCCTCCATCCTTTTGCTAAGCTTGATTGGCGTCGGACTGTACGGCGGATTCTCGCTCGACCACGTCGACAAACAGAGTCAGACCATCACGTCCTCCTGGATTCCTGGTCTGAACTTATCCCATGAAACGAACACGGCACTGTCTGATTTGCGACGTGTCGAATTATTACACATTCAAGAAAATGATCCAGAGATCAAAGCCGGTTATGATAAGCGTGTCAAAGACGGTTTAGCGACCGTTGACGCGAATCTCGCGAAATACGAGAAAACGATTTATTTAAAAAGCGATCGCGAACTGTTCAATGATCTCACGAAAAAATGGCAAACTTTCAATGAGACGACTGATCGTCTTCTCGCCCTCAGTACACCAGAAACCCAAAAAGAAGCAGTCACCTATTATGAAGGTGAGAGTCGTGATTCATACTTCGCTGTCTCTGATCAATTAACGAAAATCGTGAAATACAATAATCAACAAGCGAAAATAAATGGTGATGCTATCACAAGTTCTGCCAATACAGCTCATATCCTTCTCTTCACGATCATCGGTGTCGTCGGATTACTCGGTGTCATCTTCACCGTCTTGATTTTACGCTCGATCTTCGGTCCACTCCGTCAACTGCAGGCGAAAACGCATGAACTGGCAACACAAGGCGGCGACTTGACGGCTCAACTCGACGTCGTGCGTGATGATGAAATCGGACAAATCGCCCAGTCGATGAATCAATTCATCGCCCACTTACGGACGATCATCATTCAAGTCGATGATACAGCAACCCACGTCGTATCGACCTCACGTCACGTCTCCGGTCGAATCAGCGAACTCGATCAGGATATGGCGTCGACTTCCCATACGATCGAAAACTTATCAGCCGGTATGCAGGAGACAGCCGCCTCTGCCGAAGAGATGAACTCGTCTGCTGTCGATATGGAAGCGACGATTCATGATATCGTCTCTAGTGCAGAAGCGAACGGAAAACGGGCGCAAGAAGTCGGTGGGCGTGCTGAATCACTTCAAGTCGTTGCAACAGAAGCGAAACAGACCGCGAATCACATCCTTGCCGAGACGAAAAGTAAACTCGAGGACGCGATGGCACGTGCGAAAGCCGTCAAAGAAATTTCCGTCTTATCGGATGCGATTCTCTCAATCGCCGCACAAACAAACCTATTGTCCCTTAACGCTTCGATTGAAGCAGCACGCGCTGGTGAAGTCGGTCGTGGCTTCGCCGTCGTCGCCGATGAGATTCGTAAACTTGCCGAAAGTAGTCGGGATACTGTCGAACAAATCCAAGATGTCTCGATTTCTGTCATCGAGTCCGTTGAACACTTGAACGCCGCGTCCGGCGAGATGCTCTCCTTCATCGATACGAAGGTCGTTAAGGACTATGATTTATTCGAAGACGCCTCCGTTCAGTATCGAAATGACGCACAATTATTCGGTGATGCAGCGGAACACTTCGCTGCCCAAGCCGGTCAACTTCAGGAACTGACAGCGAACATGCTTGGTGTCATCCACGATGTTGCCGTCACCGTCAATGATGGTGCGCAGGGAACACAATCGATGTCGGAGCAAATCAATCATTCCGTCCAAGCGTTCCGAGATGTCCATGAACAGACTTCCGTCAGTCAACAACAGGCGGAAGCACTAAAGGATGTTCTCCGCCAGTTCCAAGTCTAAACGACAAGCCCCTCGTCTTCACATCAGAAGAGAGGGGCTTGTTTTTTCATTTTTTACTGTCCAGCACCTGTGAGCGGTTGTGCATCTTTTGCTTCTGCTGGTAGTTTGATTTCGTCAATCTCATTGAATTTCGAGAATGTCGACTCGTTCTTCATATTGAACTCGGTCTCTTTTTCAATCGCAAATACCATATCCATGTCGAGTGACTTCGGATAGAACGTCTTCGCATCATACGTCATCTTGTAGTTCATCTTTTTATAATCGATGCTATCCATCGCATCTTTCATCTGCGCCATCTGTCCTGTCTGTTCGAGTGAATCCTTCATGAAGGCTTTCAGGTCATCCCCACTCAGCTTAACGTCGATTTGATAGACATCGCCCTCTTTTTTCGCTGTCCAATTATCTTTGTATTTCTTTAGGAGCTGCAAGTTTTGTTCCGTCGATGCCGATGATTCCATCGCTTCGACCATCTCGCCTAGCTCCGACACATCTTGAACGATCCATTGTCCGTTTTGCGAGAGATACATTTTATCGTCAACGATGTAACTTTCAATCGTCACGTCTTTCCCGTCTTCAGGATTTTTCATCGTCATCGTCTGCTTCATCGCGAGTGGCTTTTGAATGATATCTGCTGAAACCTTCTGATCCATCGCCATCTCACCTGCTTTAGAGCTGACTGTTCCGTCCATGTGGAACGATTTGATGTCCTCTTGAGCGGCTGTCGCTTTCTTTAACAGCTCTGTGTTCGAGAGTTCCCCCGACTTCGTCGAACCAGATCCGCTGCCACTACCTGAATCCGTCTGTCCATCTTGGCATCCGGCAAGTCCAATCGATGCTGCGACAATCCCGGCTGCTAACCACCTTGTTTTCTTCATATTCATTTCCTCCTTTATACGCGTTACCCTGATTTACGAAAAACATTGGAAAATGTTTCAAAGTTTCTTTAGTAGACCATTACCGTTCTCCTTCAAAACGAACCCTCAAATTTCAAATCTACTATCCTTTTTTTGAAATTTGGTTCAGTGCTCGTGAGATTTTTGCAAAAAAAACAGGCTGACGGAAACTTCCATCAGCCTGTTTCTGGTTTGTTAAATCGTCCGTAAAAGATTCGCCATCTCGATTGCGGAAACCGCTGCTTCGTAACCTTTGTTCCCAGCTTTCATACCGGCACGTTCGACTGCTTGCTCGATCGAATCCGTCGTCAGGACACCGAAGATGATCGGTACGCCTGTGTCGCGTGATGCACTCGCGACACCTTTCGCGACTTCGTTACAGACGTAATCATAGTGTGACGTCGCCCCACGGATGACGGCGCCAAGTGTGATGACTGCGTCATACTTGCCGCTTTTCGCTAACTTTTCCGCGACGAGTGGAATCTCAAATGCCCCAGGAACCCACGCTGTATCGACAGCATCCGCTGCAACACCGTGGCGGCGGAAAGCGTCGTTTGCTCCACCGACGAGTTTTGATGTGATCAATTCGTTAAAACGTGCTGCGACGATTGCGACGCGTAGTCCTTCTCCTGTTAAGAAACCTTCGTAGATCATGATGTGTGTCCTCCTTGGATGTCGAGCCAGTGCCCGAGTTTCGTTTGTTTTGTTTTCAGATAGCGCTGATTTTCTGGTTCAGCCGGTACTTGATGGGGTACACGTTCGATGACTTCGATCCCTTCTTGTTCGAGCACCCGTTGTTTATCCGGATTATTCGTCATCAAGCGGATCTTCGTCACGCCGAGATCGCGCAACATGTTGGCCGCGACCGTATAGTCACGCATGTCCGTCGGATAACCGAGTGCATGGTTCGCTTCGACTGTATCAAGTCCTTGTTCTTGTAACTCGTACGCTTTTAACTTCGCCATCAGACCGATGCCGCGTCCTTCCTGACGTAAATACAAGACGGCTCCACCTTCTCGTTCGATCCGTTCGAGTGCCGCATCGAGTTGCGGTCCACAATCGCAACGCTTCGAACCGAAGACGTCCCCCGTCAGGCATTCCGAGTGCAGCCGGACGAGCATGCCGTCGTGCGCTTCACCCGACAAGACAGCGACGTGTTCTTTATCGTCTTGCGTCGTATAGCCGATCATCCGGAAAGCTCCGAACGTCGTCGGAAGTAACACTTCCGCTTCCCGCGTCAATGGACGCTCGAGGTACGCGACGAGTGCTTCGATCGTAATCAGTTTTAAACCGTGTTCTTCCTTATAGAGAAGTAGATCATCCACCCGTGCCATCGTGCCGTCTTCCTTAATAATTTCACAGATGACGGCGATCTCATCGCTGCCGGCAAGACGGGCAAGATCAACGCCCGCTTCCGTATGTCCGCGTCGTTCCCGGACACCGCCTTCTTTTGCGATCAACGGGAAGATATGACCTGGTCGTTTAAACTGTTCCGGTCCATCGGTTAGCATCCGCTGGATCGTTAGCGACCGTTCTTCAGCGCTGATACCGGTTTTCGCGTCTTCATGATCGATACTGAGTGTGAAGGCAGTCCCATGTGGGTCCGTATTATTCGCTGTCATAGGAGCAAGTTCGAGTCGTTGTGCAATCCGCGGACTGACTGGTACGCAGACGAGTCCTTTTCCATGCGTGATCATGAAGTTGATGTTTTCTGGTGTCGCGTGTTCCGCGAGCATGACGAGATCGCCCTCATTCTCACGGTCCTCATCATCACAGACGATGATCGGTCGTCCGTTCTTCAAATCTTCTATTGCGTCTTCAATCAAGTCGAATCCATTCATTACATGTCGCCTCCTAAGAATGCTGCCCAGTCCGTCTGCTTCTCATGCTGCGTGAAATGATAGAGATGTTTCGCCATCATGTCACACTCGATATTGACGACTGCACCGCTTGCCAATCGATCAAACGTCGTCACTTGACGTGAGTGCGGAATTAATGAAATCGAGATTGTTTCCGGCGTGACACGTTGCAACGTCAGGCTCGTGCCGTTGATTGCGATCGAGCCTTTTGGAATACAATACTTTTGCCACGATCCGACATCAAACGTATAGACCATCGCTTCTCCATCCGGTCGCCGACTAATCAGCCGTGCTGTGCCGTCGATATGTCCACTGACGAAATGACCGCCGAAGCGACCGTCTGCCGGCATCGCCCGTTCAAGTTGCAACGGGCTGCCGACCCGGTACGTGCCGAGGGCTGTTGACCGAATCGTGTCATGGACGGCATCGGCCGTAAAACCAGTCGGGCTCATCGACGTGACGGTCAAACAAATCCCGTCGACGGCGATGCTGTCACCAATCTTCGTTCCTTCGAGCACCCGGTGCGCTTCAATTTCAAGCGCTAATCCATTCGGTCGCGGAATCTTTCGTTTTAAGGTCCCGACTTCTTCAATCAATCCGGTGAACATGTCGTCTCCTCCTTTCGGATGTACGTCAGATGGAGATCCGGTCCGACCGTTTCGATTTGGTCGATTTGAAACCGATCTTCGATATCGTGTTGACTGTTCCAGGCATTGCCTTCAAAAATCGATGGGGCTTGATAGACTTCAAGCCGATCGACGAGATCCGCCTCAAGGAAAGCGGCTTGAATCGTTGGTCCACCTTCAATCAAGACACTGCGGATGTCTTGTTCGTATAAGCGTTTCAAAATCGCTTCTGGCGTCTCATATTCACCGACGAGGACTGTCACTTGATCATGACTGACCCGCGGAACACTCGTCAGCCAGTAGGTTGGATTTTTACCATCGTGGAAGACTTGCGCCGTCTCCGGGACCCGACCACGGCGATCGACGATTACTCGAATCGGTTCGATGCCTGACGCCGCGCGTAATGTCAGTGCCGGATCATCGATAAGGACCGTCTCACTGCCGACGAGGATTGCATCGTGGCGTCCGCGCAGGGCGCGACCGTTCTCGCGTGCTTCTTCTGACGTGATCCAGCGTTGTTCACCTGTCGCTGCGATCCCGTTCATCGTCTGAGCGATTTTGACGGTCACGGTCGGACGTTTTCGTTCGATCGTCTTCCAGAATTCCGTGTAGAGAGCTTCTGCCTCATGTCGTAACAAGCCGACCTCGACTTCGAGTCCCGCGTCTTGTAGGCGTTTGATTCCTGAACCGGCGACGATCGCATGTTTGTCTTCCGTTGCGACGAAGACCCGTTTGATTCCGGCTTGTAGAATCGCTTCCGTGCATGGTGGTGTCTTACCGTGATGATTGCACGGCTCAAGCGTCACGTAGAGATCAGCACCACGGGCGGCTTCTCCTGCCATTCGTAAGGCTTCGACTTCCGCGTGCGGACCACCGGCAAACCGATGTGCACCAAAGCCAATGATGCGTCCTTGTTTGACGATGACACAGCCGACACTTGGATTCGGACTTGTTTGTCCGTGTAACATATGTGCTAATTGCATGGCATAACTCATCATCTGTGACATCGCGTTCACTCCTTTCAAATGAAAAAAAGACGCCCCTTGAAAAAGGGGCGTCTGTATAGAAGGGTTCACGAAATACACGGTTCGCTCCCTGCATTTTTTCATGCAGAAAGAGACCGTCTCCTGAAAACATTTTTTCAGAAAACAGCTTGAATCGCGTCGTTTCGTTCTTCTCCCATCCGGACTTTACCGTCGGCCCTGGAATCTCACCAAGTCAGCCATGATGCGTACATCATGGGTCGCGGGCTCGTCGATCGATTGATCGCATCACCGCCGGTTGGGATTTTCACCCTACCCCGAAGAACTGGATTATTGAGTTATACAACTTTAGCCTAGCATATCTTTTTCAAGAAAACAAAGCGCAAATGCTTCTGTCTTGTCTCTTTTTTGATTTCGCTCCAGTTCTGTCATCTCTCACCAATTCGTCATCGACTACATCGCAAAAACGACTGGATCACCTGATAACAGTGTGTCCAGTCGTTGTTTTCCGCTTACAAATACCCGTTCTTCCGGTCGTGGAATTCTTGAGCAATCGCCCCGCGCGTCCGTTCATCCGCAAGGACACGAAGTGCTGTCCGAGCGAGGATTTTTGCCCCCGTGATTAATGCTTCATCCCCAGCTGCTGAACGGGCCGCTTCTTTGAATGCCTCCGTATGGGCGACGAGATCATCTGGTCCAATCTTGATATACGGATGGATTGTCGGAATGACTTGACTGATGTTACCGGCATCCGTCGAGCCAAGCCCCGGGCGTTCGTCCAAGTGAACGATTTCGCCGAGCGCCTCTGCTTCTTCTTGGAACAGACGATCGAACGTCCGGTTGAAGACGAGGTTATCGACCTCATTTTGGAAGGCGATGACATCGAGCGTCGCCCCTGTCGCAAGCGCTGCGCCTTCAGCAACGGCTTTGACTTTTTCCGTGACGGCATTCAGTCGTTCCCGTGTCGTCGCCCGGATGAAGAAACGTGCTTTTGCGTATTCCGGGATGATGTTCGGTGCATCGCCACCATGCGTGATGATTCCGTGGATCCGGACATCGTCCGGTAACTGCTGACGTAAGGCATTGATGCCGTTGAAGAGTTGGATGACAGCGTCGAGGGCGTTGATGCCTTCTTCCGGTGACGCCGCAGCATGCGCCGGACGACCCGTAAAGGCAAAGTCGAGCGGATCGACTGCAAGCGAAGAACCCGTGATCCGTGTTTGTCCGGACGGATGGACCATTAAGGCTGCATCGATTCCTTCCAGCAACTGATGTTTGACGAAACTACCTTTCGCACTACCGTTCGGTCCACCTTCTTCGGCCGGTGTTCCCAGCACGACGACACTTCCACCGACTTCATCGAGCACTTTACTAAGTGCGATCGCTGCCGCAACACTCGTCGTACCGATGATATTATGACCGCATGCGTGCCCGATGCCTGGCAACGCATCGTATTCTGCCAGAAAGGCAATCGTCGCGCCTGATCGGTCGCTCGACTTCTTCGCGAAAAATGCTGTATCGTGCCCCGCGACACCAAGTTCTACCGTAAATCCTTCAGCCGTCAGACGTTCCGCATGGAGCCGCGAAGCAAAGAATTCCTCGTTCCCGATTTCCGGAGTCGCATGAATTCGGTGACTCGTCTCAAGGTACGATTCTCGTTTTTGTTCGATATCTTGTTCAATCGTCTCTACCCATGTCGTGCGTACTGGTGTCGTCATGCTATCCACTCTCCTTTTGAAATTATTCGCCGATGTCGCTTAGTGGGACGAACGTCGGGATCGTACTGCCTTTGTATTCTTTTTTGATGAAGGCCGCGACATCTTTTTGTTGGTACAGCGACGCGATTTTTTTCAGTTCTTTTTTATTCTTGTCTTCCGTCCGTGTTGCGATGATGTTGATGTATGGTTTGGCGGTCTCGTTCTCATGGACGATCGAGTCCTTGATCGGGTTGAAGCCGGCGTCAACGGCAATGCCATTGTTGATGATTGATGCCGCGACGTCCGGTAAGACGCGTGGCGTTTGCCCGGCGACGATCGGAACGATTTTCAGCTTCTTCGGATTCTCGACGATCTTATCGACTGAACCGTTGCCATCAAAGTCGTCCGGTAACTTGATCAAACCGGCTTCTTGCAGTAACAAGAGGGCGCGTCCCATGTTCGTCGCTTCGTTCGGAACAGCGATTTTTCCGCCAGTTGGAATGTCTTTGACGTCCTTGTATTTATCCGAGTAAATCCCCATCGGTGCGATGACAGTCGTCGCAATCGGCGATAGCTTCAAGTTATGTTCTTTTTTGAAAGCGTTGAAGTAGGAAATCGTCTGGAAGGCATTGGCGTCGATCTCGCCCTCAGCCAGTGCCATGTTCGGCTGGACATAATCGGAGAACTTGACGAGCTCGATTTTGATGCCCTCCTTTTCTGCTTTTTTCGCGACATAGTCCCAAACTTGTGTGTCTGAACCGCTGACACCGAGCTTGATCGTCTTTTCGTCTTCTCCTGATGCTGCGCACCCGGCAAATAAAATCGTCGTGAGTGTTGCTCCAATTGCTACTGCTTTTTTCATGGCTGAATCGCTCCCTTGATTAATGTCTTCTAATTTTTCGTGCGACGATGTTGCCTGTCGTCTGTAAGCCTTGGACTAAGATGACGAGAATTCCGACCGTGATGATCATGACTTTCGTGTCGAATCGTTGATAACCATAAGTAATTGCTAAATCGCCCAATCCACCGCCACCAATCGCACCTGCCATCGCTGACGCCCCGATCAAGCCGATCGTCGCGATTGTTAAGTTCAGGATGAGTGAACCGAGTGCTTCCGGTAGGAGGAAGCGGAAAATCGTTTGAAACGGTGTCGCGCCCATCGCTTCTGCTGCTTCAAGAACGCCTTTATCGACTTCGAGTAAAGAACTCTCGATCAGACGCGCCATGTACGGTGCAGCGTAAAAGACGAGCGGGACGATTGCGGCTTCTGTTCCGATCGATGTCTGAACGATCAAGCGCGTCAACGGGATGATCGCGACGAGTAAGATGATGAACGGAATCGAACGGAAAATATTGACGATACTGTTGAAGAACGTGAACAGCGGGACATTTTCAAGCAATGCGCCTTTTCGCGTGACGACAAGCAGGATACCGAGTGGTAAGCCGATCAAGGTCGAGAATAAGAGCGAAACGGATACCATCGTCATCGTCTGCAAAAATGCCGTCCAAATATCACTGTAATTAACTAGCATGGGCAAGCACCTCCTCGACTGTCACCTGTGCCTGATCGATATAGTGTAACGCTCGTTTTACTTCAGCCGGCTCACCGATCAACTCGACGAGTAAGGTGCCAAACGGCGTATCCTGCAACTCTGTGATGCTCCCGTGCAAGATGTTGACATCGACATCGAAGCGTTTCGCGACTTGCGATAAGAGCGGCTGCCCCGTGTGATGTCCGAGAAAATGAATCTTATAGATTGGATGTGCATTTCGCGACTCGATCAACTGACGAATCGATGCTGGAATTTCGTCATGCATGACGGACCGGACGAAGTTTTTTGCCGTCTCGGTCTGAGGGCTTGAAAAGACGTCGAAGACTGTTCCTGACTCAATCAACTTTCCAGCTTCGATGACGGCGACCCGGTCGCAAATCTCCCGGATGACGCCCATCTCGTGGGTGATCAAGAGAATCGTGATCCCGTACTCGGCATTGATGCGTTTTAATAACTGGAGAATATGATGCGTCGTCTGGGGATCAAGTGCTGATGTCGCTTCGTCACATAAGAGGACGGAAGGTTGCGTCGCCAGTGCCCGGGCGATGCCAACACGCTGTTTCTGTCCACCGGACAATTGATCTGGATAATGATCCGCCTTGTCCGAGAGATCAACGAATTCGAGCAACTCCGTCACTCGGCGGCGAATCTCATCTTTCTTGACGCCTGCGAGAACGAGTGGCTTTGCGACATTCGTAAATACTGTGTTCGCATTCAATAGATTGAAGTGCTGAAAGATCATTCCAATCCGTTGTTTTGCTTGGCGTAATTTTTTCGGAGACAGTTGCGTTAAATCTTCCCCATCGACCGTCACCGTTCCTGATGTTGGTCGTTCTAACAGATTGACACAGCGGAGCAGTGAACTTTTTCCGGCACCGCTAAAGCCGATGACACCAAAGATTTCGCCTTTTTCGATCGTCAGGTCGACACCGTCGAGCGCTGCGATCGTCTGATCCTTCGTGACGTACGTTTTTTTGACTTGATGAAATGCGATCATTCCGTTTTCCCCCTTCATTCAACAAAAAAGGTCCCTTCTTGAGAAACAAGAAGAGACCTGGATCCGCACAGTGGCAGAATCCACTCCACTCATCTCTCAGACATCTGTCTGATGGAATTGGCACAGTGCTCATAATGAGTCTGTTGCCGAGGTTTCGTAGGGCCAGTCCCTCCACCTCTCTGGATAAGTATTGCGGTATGAAATTCGTATGTGTGGTGTTGCGTTGTTGCTTATGTCGTAAAACTAATTTTTACATTACGGGTCGAACCTTTAAAAGTCAACCAACTTTGCAAAAATAATCCATTTGACGCATATCGATTGATTGACAAGTTATGGATTAGCTTAATGAACGAATCGTGATTCGTCAAGAACGATTTGACAAGTCATTTTTGGTCGTGCTACCATCGTCTCAATGATTAATCCGACAATTCCAATATGATATTTATCAAGAGTGAACGAGAGACCTGGCTCTATGACTTCACGGCAACCTGCAATCTGTAAGGTGCTCCGACCAGCAAAGCGCGGCTTTGGATGATACGGTGAAAAACTCGTGGGCGTCCAAGCAGTGACGTCGACGAGTTTTTTTCATGAATGGAGGAAAAAGAGTAATGATGAACTATCCTGTATTGACTGGTGCTGAAGCGTTTTATTTTCAAGGTGGACCGATTGGTATTCTAATCTGTCATGGTTTTAACGCCACTCCGCAAAGTGTCCGGGACGTCGGTGAGGCATTCGCCGCTGAAGGTTTTACCGTCTATGCCCCGCGCTTACGTGGACATGGAACGAACGTCCGCGAGTTTGAACAATCGACTGCTCGATGTTGGAAGCAAAGCCTGCAAGACGGCTATGAACGTTTACAAGAAACATGCGATCAAGTCTTCGTCATCGGTCAATCGATGGGTGCGACGCTTGCACTGTCGCTCGCCGCTGACGGGATTCCGTTTGCCGGCATCATTACGATCAATGCTGCTCTTTCCGTTCCTTCTTACGAAGCACTTTCGTTTGATGACGGTCCGCAATACTTACCGGAAGGGGCACCGGACATCAAGCGGTCTGCTTTCGAAATCATCTATGACCTCGTTCCGAGCCGTTGTGCGTTCGAACTCGTTCGTCTGATGGATGAGACG
This region of Exiguobacterium acetylicum DSM 20416 genomic DNA includes:
- a CDS encoding alpha/beta hydrolase — protein: MMNYPVLTGAEAFYFQGGPIGILICHGFNATPQSVRDVGEAFAAEGFTVYAPRLRGHGTNVREFEQSTARCWKQSLQDGYERLQETCDQVFVIGQSMGATLALSLAADGIPFAGIITINAALSVPSYEALSFDDGPQYLPEGAPDIKRSAFEIIYDLVPSRCAFELVRLMDETKGRLGSIFLPTLILYSATDHVVPPSSSDYLHQHIGTNDKRSYCLLNSYHVATLDHDQDLIVRETIRFIERSSRFSQETG